From a single Maniola hyperantus chromosome 3, iAphHyp1.2, whole genome shotgun sequence genomic region:
- the LOC117996364 gene encoding acyl-CoA-binding protein-like isoform X2: MSLDEQFTKVADSVRNWKTKPSDNENLALYSLFKQATLGDVNIAEPSDLVSKAKFKAWTGRKGISQDDAKKQYIEMAEKLQSKYA; this comes from the exons ATGTCTCTCGACGAG CAATTCACAAAGGTCGCTGATTCTGTAAGAAACTGGAAGACGAAGCCCAGTGATAATGAAAATCTCGCTCTCTACTCTCTATTCAAACAGGCGACCCTTGGTGATGTAAACATTG cTGAGCCAAGTGATTTAGTCTCCAAGGCAAAGTTCAAGGCGTGGACCGGTCGCAAGGGCATCTCACAAGACGACGCCAAGAAACAGTACATCGAGATGGCAGAAAAGTTACAATCCAAATATGCATAA